One Symbiobacterium terraclitae genomic region harbors:
- a CDS encoding serine hydrolase domain-containing protein, with the protein MTGVPFADGLQATRWPRGLRPAGPAEAGFDPGRLERAFGLLEAEIAAGQLPGAVAVIARDGAVAAHRALGWAAVHPARRPMAPDTLFDLASLTKVMATLPAVLLLIDRGEIRLDDPLHLFFPEYRGEGREEIRIRHLLTHTAGFPPGSPVLREPAGSRAERIARLASVPLQAPPGSRIIYSDLGFILLGELVAKVSGQPLDRFVREQVHRPLGLVHAGYLPSGDRARSAAATEYRERLGRHQCGEVHDENATALGGVAGHAGLFATAPEVAAYGQMWLEGGAGVLSPAAVAAATRDQTPHLPGQEHRGLGWIVAREDSAGLSCGDLFSPGSFGHTGFTGTSLWIDPHRRLVVALLTNRVHFGRTDHILRLRPRFHNAVAAAVIR; encoded by the coding sequence ATGACCGGAGTACCCTTCGCCGACGGCCTGCAGGCCACCCGCTGGCCCCGCGGCCTGCGCCCGGCGGGCCCCGCGGAGGCGGGCTTCGATCCCGGGCGGCTGGAGCGGGCCTTCGGCCTGCTGGAGGCGGAGATCGCCGCGGGGCAGCTGCCGGGAGCGGTGGCCGTGATCGCCCGGGACGGCGCCGTGGCGGCGCACCGGGCCCTGGGCTGGGCGGCGGTGCACCCCGCGCGGCGCCCCATGGCGCCCGACACCCTCTTCGACCTGGCCTCGCTCACCAAGGTGATGGCGACCCTGCCCGCGGTCCTGCTGCTGATCGACCGCGGCGAGATCCGGCTCGACGACCCGCTGCACCTGTTCTTCCCCGAGTACCGCGGGGAGGGGCGCGAGGAGATCCGCATCCGCCACCTGCTCACCCACACCGCCGGCTTCCCCCCGGGCAGCCCGGTCCTGCGGGAGCCGGCCGGGAGCCGTGCGGAGCGCATCGCCCGCCTCGCCTCGGTGCCGCTGCAGGCGCCGCCGGGCAGCCGGATCATCTACAGCGATCTCGGGTTCATCCTGCTGGGCGAGCTGGTGGCGAAGGTGAGCGGCCAGCCGCTGGACCGGTTCGTACGGGAACAGGTCCACCGGCCGCTCGGCCTCGTGCACGCCGGCTACCTGCCCTCCGGAGACCGCGCCCGCTCCGCGGCGGCCACCGAGTACCGGGAGCGGCTGGGCCGCCACCAGTGCGGCGAGGTGCACGACGAGAACGCCACGGCGCTGGGCGGCGTGGCGGGCCACGCCGGCCTCTTCGCCACCGCCCCGGAGGTCGCGGCCTACGGGCAGATGTGGCTGGAAGGCGGCGCCGGGGTCCTGTCGCCCGCCGCAGTGGCCGCGGCCACCCGCGACCAGACGCCCCACCTGCCGGGGCAGGAGCACCGGGGCCTCGGCTGGATCGTCGCCCGGGAGGACTCAGCAGGCCTGAGCTGCGGCGACCTGTTCAGCCCCGGCTCCTTCGGCCACACGGGGTTCACCGGCACCAGCCTCTGGATCGACCCCCACCGGCGCCTGGTGGTCGCCCTGCTGACCAACCGGGTGCACTTCGGCCGCACCGATCATATCCTCCGCCTGCGGCCCCGGTTCCACAACGCCGTGGCAGCGGCGGTCATCAGATGA
- a CDS encoding beta-N-acetylhexosaminidase: MLHSPALVPAPRQLTCGERAVRVPDELWVVVAGHHQELLPVLRSFQESVSAGVGVAVRLTASPRGLEERFHVAVLVGDRAVTHPQGYRLAVAPEGIRLDAATPQGAAYGLATLKQILATGREVPELQIDDYPDFARRGVMLDISRGKVPTMERLFRFVDLLADLKVNEFQLYTEHTFAYREHREVWQAYSPMTGEQIMLLDRYCRERFIDLVPNQNSFGHMTPWLIHPRYQHMAEAPDGFELPWGGRRDEPFSLSPAEPSVIPFLAGLYDELLPHFTSQYFNVGCDETFDLGQGRSKKAVAERGEHAVYLEQLLKIYRLVAERGRTMQFWGDIIIKYPEAVAQLPKDVIALEWGYEADHPFDAHCAEYARAGVPFYVCPGTSTWMSLVGRTENALGNMRNAAESGLKHGAAGYLNTIWGDYGHQDYEPVVYLPVAYGAGVSWAFTANRDRDVRPFLNQLLFRDAAGAIGDVLHDLGNTYLAAGPLLHNSTALGRLFHSAAAWRTWKPLAECDFAAQEQAVRQAAAGLERADLRTADGPLVMREMRNSVRLLLLLCDLGRTLQGVQRGERPATGKVQQLVRELDEVAYEHRELWLQRNRPGGLEEMSMKPFRAWRQELQKLG, encoded by the coding sequence ATGCTGCACAGCCCCGCACTGGTACCGGCCCCGCGCCAGCTGACCTGCGGCGAGCGGGCCGTACGGGTCCCTGATGAACTCTGGGTGGTCGTCGCCGGCCACCACCAGGAGCTCCTCCCCGTCCTGCGCAGCTTCCAGGAGTCCGTCTCGGCCGGTGTCGGCGTCGCCGTGCGCCTGACCGCGAGCCCCAGGGGCCTGGAGGAGCGGTTCCATGTGGCCGTTCTGGTCGGCGACCGCGCGGTGACCCACCCGCAGGGTTACCGGCTGGCGGTGGCGCCCGAGGGCATCCGCCTGGATGCCGCCACGCCGCAGGGCGCCGCGTACGGCCTGGCCACGCTGAAGCAGATCCTGGCCACCGGCCGGGAGGTGCCGGAGCTTCAGATCGACGACTATCCGGACTTCGCCCGGCGGGGCGTGATGCTGGACATCAGCCGGGGCAAGGTGCCCACGATGGAGCGCCTCTTCCGCTTCGTGGACCTGCTGGCCGACCTGAAGGTCAACGAGTTCCAGCTCTACACCGAGCACACCTTCGCCTACCGGGAGCACCGGGAGGTCTGGCAGGCCTACTCGCCCATGACCGGCGAGCAGATCATGCTCCTCGACCGGTACTGCCGGGAGCGGTTCATCGACCTGGTGCCCAACCAGAACTCCTTCGGCCACATGACGCCTTGGCTGATCCACCCCCGCTACCAGCACATGGCAGAGGCGCCCGACGGGTTCGAGCTGCCCTGGGGCGGCCGCCGGGACGAGCCGTTCTCGCTCTCGCCGGCCGAGCCCTCGGTCATCCCGTTCCTGGCGGGGCTCTACGACGAGCTCCTGCCGCACTTCACCAGCCAGTACTTCAATGTTGGCTGCGACGAGACCTTCGACCTGGGCCAGGGCCGCTCGAAAAAGGCGGTGGCGGAGCGGGGAGAGCATGCCGTCTACCTCGAGCAGCTGCTGAAGATCTACCGCCTGGTGGCCGAGCGGGGCCGCACGATGCAGTTCTGGGGCGACATCATCATCAAGTACCCCGAGGCGGTGGCCCAGCTGCCCAAGGACGTCATCGCGCTGGAGTGGGGCTACGAGGCGGACCACCCCTTCGACGCCCACTGCGCCGAGTACGCGCGGGCGGGCGTGCCGTTCTACGTGTGCCCCGGCACGTCGACCTGGATGTCGCTGGTGGGGCGGACCGAGAACGCCCTGGGCAACATGCGGAATGCGGCGGAAAGCGGGCTGAAGCACGGGGCGGCGGGCTACCTCAACACCATCTGGGGCGATTACGGCCACCAGGACTACGAGCCGGTCGTCTACCTGCCCGTGGCCTACGGCGCCGGGGTGAGCTGGGCGTTCACGGCCAACCGGGACCGCGATGTGCGGCCTTTCCTCAACCAGCTGCTCTTCCGCGATGCCGCCGGCGCCATCGGCGACGTGCTGCACGACCTCGGCAACACCTACCTGGCCGCCGGGCCGCTCCTGCACAACTCCACCGCCCTGGGGCGGCTGTTCCACAGCGCCGCGGCGTGGCGCACGTGGAAGCCGCTCGCCGAGTGCGACTTCGCGGCGCAGGAGCAGGCGGTGCGGCAGGCGGCGGCCGGCCTCGAGCGGGCGGACCTGCGCACGGCCGACGGCCCCCTGGTCATGCGGGAGATGCGCAACAGCGTGCGCCTCCTGCTCCTGCTCTGCGACCTGGGTCGCACCCTGCAGGGCGTCCAGAGGGGAGAGCGGCCGGCCACGGGGAAGGTGCAGCAGCTCGTCCGGGAACTGGACGAGGTCGCCTACGAGCACCGGGAGCTCTGGCTGCAGCGTAACCGGCCGGGCGGCCTGGAGGAGATGAGCATGAAGCCCTTCCGCGCCTGGCGGCAGGAGCTGCAGAAACTGGGCTGA
- a CDS encoding exo-beta-N-acetylmuramidase NamZ family protein, which yields MARVRLGNEVLLADRRDLLRGSRVGIVTNHTGVNSRLESIIDLLAADPEVQVTALFSPEHGIRGDAAAGEKVGSSVDPVTGLPVHSLYGETRKPTPEMLRDVDVLLFDLQDAGVRFYTYTWTLAYCMQAAAENGKRLVVLDRPNPIGGVQVEGGVVQPGLESFVGLYPVATRHGLTHGEIATWINDRFGIGCDLTVVPVDGWRRAMWWDETGLPFVPPSPAANGLEMLTLYPGLCFLEGTNLSEGRGTALPFQVFGAPWLDERKTVAELSRRNLPGVLFRPTYFTPWTSKHKGEHCRGVQIHVVDRAAVRPVALGAHVVEAVRRLHPGKFEWVSWGRIRSLDRLSGSDLLYRAAEGELPLEDVLARWEEESRRFAAESAAYHLYR from the coding sequence ATGGCAAGGGTCAGACTCGGCAACGAGGTGCTGCTCGCCGACCGCAGGGACCTGCTCAGGGGGTCCCGGGTGGGCATCGTGACCAATCACACCGGCGTGAACAGCCGGCTGGAGTCCATCATCGACCTGCTGGCGGCGGATCCCGAGGTGCAGGTGACGGCGCTCTTCTCGCCCGAGCACGGCATCCGGGGCGACGCCGCCGCGGGCGAGAAGGTCGGCAGCTCGGTGGACCCGGTGACCGGGCTCCCGGTTCACAGCCTGTACGGCGAGACCCGCAAGCCGACGCCGGAGATGCTCCGGGACGTCGACGTGCTCCTCTTCGACCTGCAGGACGCAGGGGTGCGGTTCTACACCTACACCTGGACCCTGGCCTACTGCATGCAGGCCGCCGCGGAGAACGGCAAGCGGCTGGTGGTGCTGGACCGCCCGAACCCCATCGGCGGCGTGCAGGTGGAGGGCGGCGTGGTGCAGCCCGGGCTGGAGTCCTTCGTCGGGCTCTACCCCGTGGCCACCCGCCACGGCCTCACCCACGGCGAGATCGCCACCTGGATCAACGACCGGTTCGGCATCGGCTGCGACCTCACCGTCGTGCCGGTGGACGGCTGGCGGCGCGCCATGTGGTGGGACGAGACGGGTCTGCCCTTCGTCCCGCCCAGCCCGGCGGCCAACGGCCTGGAGATGCTCACGCTCTACCCCGGCCTCTGCTTCCTGGAGGGGACGAACCTCTCCGAGGGCCGGGGCACGGCGCTGCCGTTCCAGGTCTTCGGCGCACCGTGGCTGGATGAGCGGAAGACCGTCGCCGAGCTCAGCCGGCGCAACCTGCCGGGGGTCCTGTTCCGGCCCACCTACTTCACCCCGTGGACGTCCAAGCACAAGGGCGAGCACTGCCGGGGCGTGCAGATCCACGTGGTCGACCGGGCGGCCGTGCGCCCCGTGGCCCTGGGCGCCCACGTGGTCGAGGCCGTACGCAGGCTCCACCCCGGCAAGTTCGAGTGGGTCTCCTGGGGCCGCATCCGCTCCCTCGACCGGCTGAGCGGCTCCGACCTGCTCTACCGGGCTGCGGAGGGGGAACTGCCCCTGGAGGACGTGCTGGCGCGGTGGGAGGAGGAGTCCCGCCGGTTCGCCGCCGAGTCGGCCGCGTACCATCTCTATCGGTAG
- a CDS encoding N-acetylglucosamine kinase, which translates to MRYFLGIDAGATKTYALLGDESGRLIGLGKGGTGNHQSQGGLPLAMASIARAVEEALAAGGLAPGEVHHAAFCLAGADLPCDYAMLEEAIQERWPDMRFSVHNDSFAGLRAGLTGRWGVVSICGTGTNQAGIGKDGREVQVGGLGGLFGDYGGGADLGRAAVAAVFLAAEQRGVETALTGPVLAALGAADVDDLREKLYRGQIERGRIFALAPLVFEAANRGDQAAQEALIEMGRRMGRSVGGVIRQLNLCDEEVEVVLAGSTWKGNNPLLVDAFRLEVHRVAPRARLIRPRFEPVVGAWLLALERAGLEATDSVCERLAATMPPDLPLNQETNV; encoded by the coding sequence ATGCGCTATTTTCTCGGCATCGATGCCGGTGCCACCAAGACCTATGCGCTCCTGGGCGACGAGTCGGGCCGCCTGATCGGCCTGGGCAAGGGCGGAACGGGGAACCACCAGTCACAGGGCGGGCTCCCGCTCGCGATGGCCTCGATCGCCCGGGCGGTGGAGGAGGCCCTCGCGGCGGGCGGCCTCGCCCCCGGCGAGGTTCACCACGCCGCCTTCTGCCTGGCGGGGGCGGACCTGCCCTGCGATTACGCGATGCTGGAGGAGGCCATCCAGGAGCGGTGGCCGGACATGCGATTCTCCGTCCACAACGACAGCTTCGCCGGCCTGCGGGCGGGCCTGACCGGCCGGTGGGGCGTCGTCTCCATCTGCGGCACCGGCACCAACCAGGCCGGTATCGGCAAGGACGGCCGGGAGGTGCAGGTGGGGGGCCTCGGCGGCCTCTTCGGCGACTACGGCGGCGGGGCCGACCTGGGTCGCGCCGCGGTGGCGGCGGTCTTCCTGGCTGCGGAGCAGCGCGGCGTGGAGACGGCGCTCACCGGGCCGGTGCTGGCGGCCCTCGGGGCGGCGGACGTCGACGACCTGCGGGAGAAGCTGTACCGGGGCCAGATCGAGCGCGGGCGGATCTTTGCCCTGGCGCCGCTGGTCTTCGAGGCGGCCAACCGCGGCGACCAGGCCGCGCAGGAGGCCCTGATCGAGATGGGCCGCCGGATGGGCCGGTCGGTGGGCGGCGTGATCCGCCAGCTGAACCTGTGCGACGAGGAGGTGGAGGTGGTGCTCGCCGGCTCCACCTGGAAGGGGAACAACCCGCTCCTCGTCGACGCCTTCCGGCTCGAGGTGCACCGGGTCGCCCCGCGGGCGCGCCTCATCCGGCCCCGCTTCGAGCCCGTGGTGGGCGCCTGGCTCCTCGCCCTGGAACGGGCGGGGCTGGAGGCGACGGATTCCGTCTGCGAGCGGCTGGCCGCCACCATGCCGCCCGATCTGCCGCTGAATCAGGAAACGAACG
- a CDS encoding PIG-L deacetylase family protein, with translation MAEPREMRILTIGAHAADQELAAGMIVAKYTAAGHKAFMLSLTPGEKGHPTLSAEEYAEQKKREAAECARKLGAEAIFLNYKDAELPYNDEVSLEVCDIIRDIKPDVLITHWQNSMHRDHRHAHKIAMDAYFFAALKRIERSKPAHWTRRVYFSENWEDMEGYEPDIYVNIPEPIFEQYCDALSSFALWNGATGWPYADYYKSLARMRGCLGGGLNWKYAATLMVPKGGLRQYAPGDRLPFEL, from the coding sequence ATGGCTGAACCAAGGGAGATGCGGATTCTGACCATCGGGGCTCATGCGGCCGACCAGGAGCTGGCCGCCGGGATGATCGTGGCCAAGTACACCGCCGCCGGCCACAAGGCCTTCATGCTCAGCCTGACCCCGGGCGAGAAGGGGCACCCGACCCTCTCTGCCGAGGAGTACGCCGAGCAGAAGAAGCGGGAGGCCGCCGAGTGCGCCCGGAAGCTGGGCGCGGAGGCGATCTTCCTGAACTACAAGGACGCGGAGCTGCCGTACAACGACGAGGTCTCCCTCGAGGTCTGCGACATCATCCGCGACATCAAGCCCGACGTGCTCATCACCCACTGGCAGAACTCGATGCACCGCGACCACCGGCACGCCCACAAGATCGCCATGGACGCCTACTTCTTCGCCGCCCTCAAGCGCATTGAGCGGTCCAAGCCGGCCCACTGGACCCGCCGGGTCTACTTCTCCGAGAACTGGGAGGACATGGAGGGCTACGAGCCGGACATCTACGTCAACATTCCCGAGCCGATCTTCGAGCAGTACTGCGACGCCCTCTCCAGCTTCGCCCTGTGGAACGGCGCGACGGGCTGGCCCTACGCCGACTACTACAAGTCGCTGGCCCGGATGCGGGGCTGCCTGGGCGGCGGCCTGAACTGGAAGTACGCCGCCACGCTGATGGTGCCCAAGGGCGGCCTGCGGCAGTACGCCCCGGGCGACCGGCTGCCGTTCGAGCTGTAG